One Pseudomonas sp. AN-1 genomic region harbors:
- a CDS encoding DUF3445 domain-containing protein: MPVTLKPLESYRDDFTFRNSPQAIARFPFPFPEDQYMYSVNIEPAGCGAPGSVFEHCFDIDEHYRSETAERARVLARDPLRCVVMPHMHEACWDALEMLMTHLAADYPELFRLTRDGDQWTWENHALDIRQRFTFGDADTLPYEPLEYIGRQVQGDFALLDQRDGDLFMDAGLVTGPADWSLAFDAGMSFRQWHAPVPMAHQLGVFDRALKFLLNIPVERPARRLNWTMTVNPRLDTSSETFHEWGHERGLVTADNVAKLVHLRVELQHMARLPRSNALLFGIRTYLISLEELASNPVWARRLHRVLRDLPEAIADYKGLTRYRQTVVDWLRQYDPDAEVAA, translated from the coding sequence ATGCCCGTCACCCTCAAGCCGCTGGAAAGCTACCGGGACGATTTCACCTTCCGCAACAGCCCGCAGGCCATCGCGCGCTTTCCCTTCCCGTTCCCCGAAGACCAGTACATGTACTCGGTCAACATCGAGCCGGCCGGCTGCGGCGCGCCGGGCTCGGTGTTCGAGCACTGCTTCGACATCGACGAGCACTACCGCTCGGAAACCGCCGAGCGCGCGCGGGTGCTGGCCCGCGATCCGCTGCGCTGCGTGGTCATGCCGCACATGCACGAGGCCTGCTGGGACGCGCTGGAAATGCTGATGACCCACCTGGCCGCCGATTACCCGGAGCTGTTCCGCCTGACCCGCGACGGCGACCAGTGGACCTGGGAGAACCACGCCCTCGACATCCGCCAGCGCTTCACCTTCGGCGACGCCGACACCTTGCCCTACGAGCCGCTGGAGTACATCGGCCGCCAGGTGCAGGGCGACTTCGCCCTGCTCGACCAGCGCGACGGCGACCTGTTCATGGACGCCGGCCTGGTCACCGGGCCGGCCGACTGGTCGCTGGCCTTCGACGCCGGCATGAGCTTCAGGCAGTGGCATGCGCCGGTGCCGATGGCCCACCAGCTGGGCGTGTTCGACCGCGCGCTGAAGTTTTTGCTGAACATCCCGGTCGAGCGCCCGGCGCGCCGGCTGAACTGGACCATGACCGTCAACCCGCGTCTGGACACTTCCTCGGAAACCTTCCACGAGTGGGGCCACGAGCGCGGCCTGGTCACCGCGGACAACGTCGCGAAACTGGTGCACCTGCGCGTCGAGCTGCAGCACATGGCGCGCCTGCCGCGCAGCAACGCGCTGCTGTTCGGCATCCGCACCTACCTGATCAGCCTCGAGGAGCTGGCGAGCAACCCGGTCTGGGCGCGGCGCCTGCACCGCGTGCTGCGCGACCTGCCCGAGGCCATCGCCGACTACAAGGGCCTGACCCGCTACCGGCAGACGGTGGTGGACTGGCTGCGCCAGTACGACCCCGACGCCGAGGTCGCTGCGTAG
- a CDS encoding dimethylamine monooxygenase subunit DmmA family protein yields MSGAVTGAMPSKPVYAPEVSILASGRRLLVIQDAGAEEAARLHGQLTADGRAVERVALHGEAGGGDFELLQVRVLALLSAAPVGSRLYVCGDESFLWRVYRLARSSGLLAEEIELVRAGSRRELYCVHCAHLQSIGGEGEVTCQGCGVRLLVREHFSRRLGAYMGVCLDPDQPFAEARP; encoded by the coding sequence ATGAGTGGCGCGGTCACGGGCGCGATGCCCAGCAAGCCGGTGTACGCACCGGAGGTTTCCATCCTCGCCAGCGGGCGACGCCTGCTGGTGATCCAGGATGCCGGCGCGGAGGAGGCTGCCCGTCTGCACGGGCAACTGACGGCCGACGGCCGGGCGGTGGAGCGGGTCGCCCTGCACGGCGAAGCCGGCGGCGGCGATTTCGAGCTGCTGCAGGTGCGCGTGCTCGCCCTGCTGTCGGCGGCGCCGGTCGGCAGCCGCCTGTACGTCTGCGGCGACGAGAGCTTCCTCTGGCGCGTCTACCGCCTGGCGCGCAGCAGCGGCCTGCTCGCCGAGGAGATCGAACTGGTGCGCGCCGGTAGCCGCCGCGAGCTGTACTGCGTGCACTGCGCGCACCTGCAGAGTATCGGCGGCGAGGGTGAGGTGACCTGCCAGGGCTGCGGCGTGCGCCTGCTGGTGCGCGAGCATTTCTCCCGGCGCCTGGGCGCCTACATGGGCGTGTGCCTGGACCCGGACCAGCCCTTCGCGGAGGCCCGGCCATGA
- a CDS encoding PDR/VanB family oxidoreductase produces the protein MNGLLDVRVAAVRQLTPLVREFTFEAAHGMLPGFSAGSHVLVHLPTAQRTLRNAYSLLGDPADAQRYRIAVRLQEDSRGGSRFLHEQVGEGDRLQLSPPANLFALHSQAQHHLLIAGGIGITPFLAQSAELQRRGASFELHHACRGGLTDAYRDELTARLGARFHAYDAGAGARLDLAAVLAGQPLGSHVYVCGPQRLIDGVREAAAALGWPAQRVHWEAFAAAPGAGAPAEPFVAELAGSGRRIAVPAEVSLLEALEAAGVAVPSLCRGGVCGQCATRHLAGEVEHRDACLGAAERTRQLMPCVSRGRCGSTLLLDL, from the coding sequence ATGAACGGACTGCTCGACGTGCGGGTGGCCGCGGTGCGCCAGCTGACCCCGCTGGTGCGCGAATTCACCTTCGAGGCCGCGCACGGCATGCTGCCCGGCTTTTCCGCCGGCAGCCATGTGCTGGTGCACCTGCCGACGGCGCAGCGCACCCTGCGCAACGCCTACTCGCTGCTCGGCGATCCGGCCGATGCGCAGCGCTACCGCATCGCCGTGCGCCTGCAGGAGGACTCGCGCGGCGGCTCGCGCTTCCTGCACGAACAGGTGGGTGAGGGCGACCGCCTGCAGCTGTCGCCGCCGGCCAACCTGTTCGCCCTGCATTCCCAGGCGCAGCATCACCTGCTGATCGCCGGCGGCATCGGCATCACCCCGTTCCTCGCCCAGAGCGCCGAACTGCAGCGCCGCGGCGCCAGCTTCGAGCTGCACCATGCCTGCCGCGGCGGGCTCACCGATGCCTATCGCGACGAGCTGACCGCACGTCTCGGCGCACGCTTCCACGCTTACGACGCCGGCGCCGGCGCGCGCCTCGACCTGGCGGCCGTGCTGGCCGGCCAGCCGCTCGGCAGCCACGTCTACGTCTGCGGTCCGCAGCGGCTGATCGACGGCGTGCGCGAGGCGGCCGCCGCTCTCGGCTGGCCGGCGCAGCGGGTGCACTGGGAAGCCTTCGCCGCCGCGCCCGGTGCCGGTGCGCCGGCCGAACCCTTCGTCGCCGAGCTGGCGGGGAGCGGCCGGCGCATCGCGGTGCCCGCCGAGGTCAGCCTGCTGGAGGCGCTGGAAGCCGCCGGGGTGGCGGTGCCCAGCCTGTGCCGCGGCGGGGTCTGCGGTCAGTGCGCGACGCGCCATCTCGCCGGCGAGGTCGAGCATCGCGACGCATGCCTCGGCGCCGCCGAGCGCACCCGCCAGCTGATGCCCTGCGTTTCCCGCGGCCGTTGCGGCAGCACCCTGTTGCTCGATCTCTGA